In the genome of Vicinamibacterales bacterium, the window TTCGCGGCCTCCGGCCTCGGGATTCCGAACCTGTTCGGCACCGTCGGGCTCGAGGCGGCGTACCGCGGCGGCGCCGAGTGGCTCGATGAGTTGCTGCGCTATCTCGAGACGAACGTGGCGTTCGCCGATCGCTTCATTCACGACCGGATTCCGCAACTCCGCTTCGTCCGGCCGGAGGGGACGTATCTCGCGCTGATCGATGGTCGCGGCCTGGGGATGGCGCAGGCGGCGCTCGACGAGTTCTTCCTGCGCGAGGCCGGCGTGTACTTCGACAGCGGCCCGTGGTTCGGCGAGGAGTGTCAGGGCTTCGAGCGGATCAATCTCGGTTGCCCGCGCGCGACGCTGGCCGAGGCGCTCACGCGGATCGAACGAGCGGTCAACGCGCGGCGGACGACGTGAGGTGCCCCGCGGCAGCGATGATGGCGGCAACCGATTCGGGGCGCGTCACGTCCCGCGAGTATTCCGGCGGGCGCAGCGTGCCGCCCATGAAGACGCGCGAGTTGCGGTATTGCATTCGGCCCTCGGACGACTCGAGGCTCGCAAAGTGCAGTTCGCGCGCACCGCTGGCGGCGGCGATGCGCGCCACGGTCCGTTCGGTGATGCCGCCGCCCGGCATGATGATGACGCGCCCATCCGCCTGCTGCACGAGCCGGGTGAGCAGGTCGAGGCCCTCGAGCACGGTCGGCTCCTGGCCGGACGTGAGAATGCGGGCCACCCCAAGCTCGATGAGCGTCTCGAGTGCTTCGAACGGATGTCGCGTGACATCGAACGCGCGGTGGAAGGTGACCGGCAGCGGGTGCGCCAGCGCGACGAGTTCAGCGGTGCGCGGACGATCGACGGTCCCGTCAGGGGCGAGGATCCCGAACACAATCCCGTTGGCGCCCAGAGCCTTCGCCGCCGTCAGATCGTGCCGCATCACGGTGAACTCGGTATCCGAGTAGCAGAAGTCGCCGCCGCGGGGCCGCACCATGGCCATGATCGCGATGTGGAGGCGGTCCCGTGCCACCTGCAGCGTGCCGTGGCTCGGCGTCAGTCCGCCCTCGAGCAGGTCGCTGCACAATTCCACGCGCGCGGCGCCGCCCGCTTGCGCCGCAAGGGCCGCTTCCGCCGAATCCACGCAGACTTCGAACGTCAAGCTCATGGAGAGATTCTAGCGAAGCTTCGCCTCAAACCGCCACACGCGCTTCGCCAGCCCACCTCATCACGCTGTCACGATCCCCCGGCATTCCCCGAATCCGATCCGGCGGAATCCCTCACGCGCGCACCAACCGCGTACGATGACCTCGTCGCCGTCTTCGAGGAATCGGCGCGCCTCTCCGGTCGGAAGCGTGATCGGCTTCGTGCCCCGCCACGTCAGTTCGAGGAGGCTGCCGAGCGAATCTTCCGTCGGACCCGAGACGGTGCCGCTCGCGAGCAGATCACCGGGCCGCAGGTTGCAGCCGTTGCTCGTGTGATGCGCAACCATCTGTCCGAACGTCCAGTACATCGTCGCGAGCGAACTGAGACTGAGCCGGATGGGAGGGCAAGCCGATGCGCGCATCCGCTGGCTGGACAGGAGCACTTCGAGCGTCACGTCGAGGCCGCCGGCGCCGCGGTTCCCGGCCGAGTCGAGGTACGCGAGCGGTGCAGGATCGCCCTCCGGCCGGGTGAACGCCGGCACCCGGAACGGTGCCAGGGCGTCGAGCGTGATCACCCACGGCGACAGCGACGTGGCAAAGCTCTTCGCGAGGAACGGACCGAGCGGCTGGTACTCCCACTGCTGGATGTCGCGCGCCGACCAGTCGTTGACGAGGCACAGGCCGAAGGCGTGGTCCTCGGCTTCATCCATTGGAATCGGAATCCCCATGCCGTTGCCAGGGCCAACGAAGAGTCCGACCTCCAGCTCGTAGTCGAGCCGCGCGCTGGGGCCGAACGACGGCGCGTCCGCACCGTCCGCGCGGATCTGTCCCCTTGGCCGCTTCACGATGGTGCCGCTCGTCACGATCGACGAGGCGCGGCCGTGATAGCCGATCGGGACGAACTTGTAGTTTGGCAACAGCGGATTGTCCGGCCGGAACATGCTGCCGACATTGGTCGCGTGGAACACGGATGCATAGAAGTCCGTGTAGTCGCCAACGTTCGCGGGCAGCAGCAGTTCGACGTCCTGGAGCGGCACGAGATACGGTGCGAGGCCCGCGCGGCCAGGAGCATCAGCCCGGAGCAACCGGCTCGACGAGCGTCGAAGCTCGCGCAGAGCGCGCCGACCGAGCGACATCAGGCCGTTGAGCGTCCAAGCCCCGACCGCCTCGACCGTTGCCGGCGGCAGGTGACCGAGCACCCCGGCGTCGGCCGCGGCACGCAGGTCGAACGCCTGGTCCCCGATGGCGATGCCGATGTGTGGAGTCGGATCTCCGTGGCGCCTGGCGAAGGCGCCGAGCGGCAGATTCTGTATCGGGAAGTCGCAGGCCGGATCGTTGGCCGACTCGACCCACGATTCGAGCGACGGGTCGTGGGTCTCGTCCACGATCGGGTGTTCGGAAGTCGTCATGCCTTGCTCACTCTCGGGTCGAGTGCGGGCCGAGCCAGCCGACCGCCTCGAGGTCGGCCAACGGTTCCCGGATCGAACACGAGCCGAACCGGCGCGCGAAATGGCGCGCGCGTTCGACCTGGGTGACGCTCGCGGCCTGGTCCCGCCACGTGATGCCGGCGTTGGAGAACCCGAACGCGTCCGGACGCATCTCCTCGAGGACGGCCGACAGGTCGCGGATGTCGTGCCGACCGTCGTACGCCAGCACGGAAGCCATGAACACGTTGAGGAAACCGTGCATGACCTCGACGGGTGCCGCAGGACCATAAGTCAGCGGGTGACGCGATCGCACCGCGTGATGCAGACCCGCCGTCGCCTTGAACGGGACCCCGAGCACCGCGCACCGGCTGATGAACCGCGCGACCGCTCCGCTGTCCGGAATCGCCTCCGGCGTGACGCCGCCGGTCCGAATCTTCGCTGCCCGCCCGACATTACGAATCGCAACCAGCGATTCGTCGAGGCTGTCATCGAGCGTGCACTCGAAGAACAGCTCGATGTAGTCCGGCACCATCGCAGCGACCCGCCGGGTGTCGGCCGACGACGAGGGCTTCACTTCGAGCGCGTCGATATGGGCCGCATAGGCCGCCCCACCCGCGTGGCGCTGGTTGAACGCGGTGACGGCCGCCACCTCTCCTGTCAGGGGCGTGGCGGCGAGCACCGCCAGGCGCCACGCCTGCGCGCCCCGTTGCTCGGGCGAGAGCGCGCCAACCGCCTGCTCGAACTCCCCAAG includes:
- a CDS encoding copper homeostasis protein CutC, whose protein sequence is MSLTFEVCVDSAEAALAAQAGGAARVELCSDLLEGGLTPSHGTLQVARDRLHIAIMAMVRPRGGDFCYSDTEFTVMRHDLTAAKALGANGIVFGILAPDGTVDRPRTAELVALAHPLPVTFHRAFDVTRHPFEALETLIELGVARILTSGQEPTVLEGLDLLTRLVQQADGRVIIMPGGGITERTVARIAAASGARELHFASLESSEGRMQYRNSRVFMGGTLRPPEYSRDVTRPESVAAIIAAAGHLTSSAAR
- the fahA gene encoding fumarylacetoacetase encodes the protein MTTSEHPIVDETHDPSLESWVESANDPACDFPIQNLPLGAFARRHGDPTPHIGIAIGDQAFDLRAAADAGVLGHLPPATVEAVGAWTLNGLMSLGRRALRELRRSSSRLLRADAPGRAGLAPYLVPLQDVELLLPANVGDYTDFYASVFHATNVGSMFRPDNPLLPNYKFVPIGYHGRASSIVTSGTIVKRPRGQIRADGADAPSFGPSARLDYELEVGLFVGPGNGMGIPIPMDEAEDHAFGLCLVNDWSARDIQQWEYQPLGPFLAKSFATSLSPWVITLDALAPFRVPAFTRPEGDPAPLAYLDSAGNRGAGGLDVTLEVLLSSQRMRASACPPIRLSLSSLATMYWTFGQMVAHHTSNGCNLRPGDLLASGTVSGPTEDSLGSLLELTWRGTKPITLPTGEARRFLEDGDEVIVRGWCAREGFRRIGFGECRGIVTA